One Halobacterium wangiae genomic window, TTGAGCGGTTGTTCGAGCCTTCGCATCCAGCGATCGCTCAAGTGGGTTTGCTGGAAGATGAGAGCGGTCGTTGCAAAGTGACGATTTGGAAACGGAGTAATCAGTCACTGGTTCGTGAGGGTGAACGAGTTCGTGTGAGTGGTGCGGCATTGAGCTTCTATGAGGGGCGACCGAGCCTGGCAGTCACGGGCTGGAGCACTCTCAGGTTCACTGAGCGAGAACGGTACTGGGAGGCCTAGGGTCTCTCCTCGGCTTTTTCTTTCTGCCAGCTTCCTCCCCAGCCGTCGTCCTCACGCTGGGTTCGGACGCCCCTCGCGCGTTCTCACTCCGTGATTCATCGCACGCCATGGCCAAGGTGTCCTTCTCAACTTCTACACCAATATTCAGCCTGTGTCTTGTTGGTTGTCTGTCCTTGTCGGGGATTTCATTAACCCCCGCCCCACACAGGTAGGTATCATTGGAGTGGTGTTTCTTTAATGGATCAACAAACCCGTCTCACTGAAGACGATCTGAGCGAGGGTGAGCCCCAGGTCTTCATGATGCCTGTCAACCGGAGTCGATGGCTCGATGAATTCAAGCGTACCGTCGACAATCGGATAACTTTCAACGACAGCCGTGACCTCCCTCGTGCTCTCGAGGAATTGGATTCAACGAGGATCTGGGGGACGCAGAGTGGGGAACGCAACGAATCGATGTGGGGGAAACTCACGCCGGGGGATATCATGTTGTTCTACTCTGAGGGCTGGTTTTTCGCTGCCGGCCGAATCAAGGATACCATCCGAAGCCCGGAAGCAGGCGACTATATCTGGGATAACGAGGATAGCGAATTCATCTATACGCTCACGGATTACACGCATCTCGCAATTACAAAGCCAACTGTCTGGGACTGGTTTGGTTACAAGGAAAACTTCACTCGCCGCGGCCTCGCACGGGTTTCCTCAGATCGCGTGGAATCCCTCCGGAGAGAAGTCGGTGATATTTGGGAACACATTCTGGGATTCGAGGTCGATGAGCCAATAGAGTCGATCCTCTCTGCAGAACCCGGTTCCGCTACGTCGAATGGAGGGACGGATTCGTATTTCATCCTAAGAACTGGTGGTGGCGAGTACGAAGACAAACCTAGTGAAGAATACCACTTCAAGGAAGGTATCCCCGGTTCAAGACAGCTCCGTGAGGCTGTAGGGTCCGCGAAATTCGTCTGCCTCGAGGATGAGGAATTCTACGCAAAAGGTGCGATCACGGACATCGCCTCAGAAACCCGCGACGGTACCACACACTACTTCGCCACCATTTCGGGTCACAACGAGATCAACCCCGTTTCCTTCGATGCAGTTCGGGACGACCTTGAACCCAACTTCCCCATCCAGTATGGCATCATCAAAATCCCAGAATCGGACTACAATCGAATCGTCTCCCCAGAGGTTCCCCCATCAGTCACGTCGTATGACTCTGTGAGTGAGGCGACAGAAGATATTACGACTCGACTCACCCAGGTAAGTGAAAACCGAACTCAGTGGTTCACTGAGCAACTAGCCCGCTCGATTATTGAGGACTGGACAACGGCCTTCCGGAACTTCGGTCCTAATACCACTGTTGGGCCAGCTCAGGAAGCCGCCTTCGAACAAATTCGCGACCTCTTCGAGGAGTGCAAAACTGACCTGGAGGCCATTTCGGATGAGATCGGGAACGGCCGCCTTGACTCGCTCTCACCAGCTCAAACCCTCTTCATGGTGCTCTTGCGTCACCTTCAAACCCAGCATGGACTCCGAGCGAACGCAAATCACGTTAAACTCTCCTTGCTCTTCGAGCACAACTACGACCTCCGAACCGAATCTGGTCGAACCGCGTCTGTGGATCACGCGCTCTTCACGCATCTGAGTAAGCACGAGCACGCTGGTGTGTACCGGTTTTCTGCGCCGCCTGAGTACTGGCTCACCAGCATTGCTAGTGGCGCGATCTCCTTCGAAGCAGAGGACGAAGACGACTGGAGTCGCCTCAACCCCGATGACGTTGTACTCTTCTACTGCCAGCAAACCGACCTCGATACGACCGGGGAATACGCGAGCGGATTCATCGGTGCCGGTGTCGTTGGCAATCTAACTCGGAAGCCCTCGACTGATCCGTGGTGG contains:
- a CDS encoding AAA family ATPase — protein: MDQQTRLTEDDLSEGEPQVFMMPVNRSRWLDEFKRTVDNRITFNDSRDLPRALEELDSTRIWGTQSGERNESMWGKLTPGDIMLFYSEGWFFAAGRIKDTIRSPEAGDYIWDNEDSEFIYTLTDYTHLAITKPTVWDWFGYKENFTRRGLARVSSDRVESLRREVGDIWEHILGFEVDEPIESILSAEPGSATSNGGTDSYFILRTGGGEYEDKPSEEYHFKEGIPGSRQLREAVGSAKFVCLEDEEFYAKGAITDIASETRDGTTHYFATISGHNEINPVSFDAVRDDLEPNFPIQYGIIKIPESDYNRIVSPEVPPSVTSYDSVSEATEDITTRLTQVSENRTQWFTEQLARSIIEDWTTAFRNFGPNTTVGPAQEAAFEQIRDLFEECKTDLEAISDEIGNGRLDSLSPAQTLFMVLLRHLQTQHGLRANANHVKLSLLFEHNYDLRTESGRTASVDHALFTHLSKHEHAGVYRFSAPPEYWLTSIASGAISFEAEDEDDWSRLNPDDVVLFYCQQTDLDTTGEYASGFIGAGVVGNLTRKPSTDPWWWDEHHNNESFPLIASFNAVYLTGNDDALPDSNPITESTTPKSLESAFEALTANLLQYDTAVDLCESRTGRGLAVSGRFSPFLDEQSEPDHERPRILLEAMAKSGTLTPVPPIDLVRDFEGALDQATILDGLHFEGDRGQELVSQVGQALRAGKHVIFTGPPGTGKTEVARRVASYLVDSSPDLYTDSQLTTATADWSTFDTVGGYMPDGSDSDSDELEFSPGVVLNRFKGRRPEMQRNEPLIIDELNRADIDKAFGQLFTVLSGQSVQLPYLKDGQEVELQNATGLSGKPASHQYVVPESWRIFATMNTYDKTSLYEMSYAFMRRFAFIRVEVPDLPADPEELDALIARYTSVWDDLDPDENERTAVGQVWRATNTAVENRSIGPAIIEDMLRYVAQGNDRLTTHLTQAVISFVFPQLEGVPERRDILNAIAQVNTIDGSEIERAAQDMLQVDSLEHA